In the genome of Harpia harpyja isolate bHarHar1 chromosome 8, bHarHar1 primary haplotype, whole genome shotgun sequence, the window GGCTCGCCCCACCGCCCGCACCAGCACCGCCATGGGGGTGACCCGGTGGGCGGGCCGGTTCCCCCCCCCGGCTAccggggaaggggaagaaggaggaggaagaggaagaggagcggTTCCGTCCCGTCCGTGGCTCCGGCCCGGCTCCTTCCGGTCGCTGTGGCCGTCGGGAAAACGGAAGGAGGAGGGGGTGGCGTCACGCTAACGGTcggagaagggaagggggggggaaagggagccGGCGATTGGGCGAGGCGCTGGCGCGCGGCAGCGCTGCTGGGCGCTGATAggctggggaagagggggggcGGGCCGAGCGCGGCCCGCGCGCGGTGTTTTGAGTTACCggggccctgcctgaggaggagaaggaggccgCGGCCTGTGGGGTTATGGCGGGGGCTATGGCGGCGGCCTGGGAGTTccacctgcccctctcccccgccGACCTGCTGCGGGACGACGGCCCTGGGCGCTACGTGGTGCAGGAGGTGCTGCCCGCCCGCGAGCTGCCGCCCGCCCTCACGGGTAAggcccccccacacacatacacatatacaccCCTCACGGCCTGGCCCGGTTCTACCGCCGGCTCACGGCCGTGATCGCATCCCCCCGTCCCTCTCCGTGTTTCCCCGCAGCCTTCCGGACTGCCTTTCGGGCTCGGGGCGcgctggcagtgctgcagcattTCGACCCCCTCTACAGCTTGCTGCAGTGAGTACAGAGCGACGAGCGCGGAGGCCGGGGGTACCGGGAGGGGAGCGGGTGGAGGAGGGTTGTGGAGAGGCTGGCGCACCTGAGCGTTCACGCCTTTCCCTCGTGGTGTTTACTCTCTGCCCTCACACGCTCTGCTTGCCCTGCAGCCACTTCCAAGCTGTGGGGACTGATGCCAAGGAGGATGCCCTGGAGCTGATGATGCGCGGTGGGTATCTGCTGTTTTCAGCTGAGGTGGGAGTAATAGAGAGGTTGATCTCCTGTGGCAGCTCAGTGATGATATAAAGGCTAATGTGACTCGACCAGCTGGGTTGCACCCTCAGCCCATTCCAGTAATACGGGTCTGTAATCTTGGTGGACAACGCTGAGCTGTGCATGTTCGCTGTAAGGGCAGGCCGACAGAAAATCCCCTTCCCTGCGTCCCTGGAAAATACATCTTGGGATGCGTCAGCTCTGAGCAAGTGTTTCTATGAGCTGATGAGGGGCTGTGGGGATAGGATAGGGCAGCGCGTCCAAGGTTTGGGTTGCAGGGGGCAGCCCATGTTACAGCTGGTGAGATGTGAGCACACGTCTTTGGTAATCTGATGACTGCTCTAAGTCTCCAAAAGAGAGGATGGCTGAGGGGCCTGGCAAGGAGTGCTCATGACTTTCTGCCTCTCTTCAGTGGTGTCCCATCATTCCAATGAACTTCCTGCCATCTTGGGTGATTCTGGGCTAAGCCACGCAGACCGCACTGCTCACCTCAATGCTCTCAAGATGAACTGCTACTTGCTGACTGGCCTGGTGGATGCCTTTGAAATGGAAACCTGCAAAAGTGGTTTGTTGGAGGTGGGTCCTGGTGGGAAGGTAGGTGAGGGGACTGGGGGGAAGACGAGGTGATAAAAGTAGAAAACATGTAAGCTTGCTGATCTCTGTGGTTTCTATCAGATGTTATAGCTGGGTTTATTTAAACACGTTGCCAGCAGGAGCAGTGCATTAATGTGGAGTACTCGTATTTCTGTGAAACTGTAGACGGAAAACATCCAAAGAGACAATATTTGTCTAAATATCAGCGGGGCCTCAGATGCCCAGGCCTCTCTCTTTCACTCTTCAGTGTCTGGCTGGTACTTAGTGTGCTAGTATTTTCTCAAGAGTTCCTTTCTGTGCTCAAAGATGACAGCAACGGTTGTTTGATGTGGGCATATAAGCTCCTCATACATCTCACTGTATGTCTCTTAGTGTTGTAGATTTTGacagccattttcttttttgagggaAGCGGGGTGGTGATggtgttttttctgttgtcaAGCTGCTGATGTATCGCGTTGTGTAATCTTCTTTCTAGAACAAGAAGAGCCGTACCAAGACCTCTGgatccttgtgggaagaggagagggagccGCTCTTAAGGCTACtcatgcagctgctgcagctggatCTCCATAAGCTTTGGGGTGGTTCAGCGGTGGAAGAAGAGTTTGTCAGGTATGGGATGGAGTGGATGTAGAGGTGGGATGAGCGACAGTGGTTTTCTGGAGGGGAGGGTTAAATGTTAAATCTGCCAGTGAGGTGGTATTACAGCCCTCTGTGGGGTACAGATCTCTGAGAAACTGAGGAAACTGTCTTGAGGCAAAAGCAATGTGTTTATCCTTTCCTCGTGTAGACCTCTAACATTCAGATGTTGTTTGCTCAGGTTTTTAAGGATACTGGAGAATCTCTCTGGTTTGAGAGAAATGTGTTTGCCTAGTGCAGTGTGCTAGCATGATGTTGGTGCAAGTTGTGATAGTGAGGTTTACTGTCTCTCTTCTGTGGCTTTAGCTTAATGACAGGAAGCTGCTACCGTGTCCTGGAGAATTCAAGTATTGGTCTTCAGAAGTACCGGGCCACACGGGAGGCTGTGACACATCTGCTTGCCACAGCTCTGGTTCATTATGATCACATGTTCAGTGAGTTCCTGCTCTTCTGCCTTCTTCCTGAAGCCATTCCCAGTTACTTTCCCTgacctctttcttccttcttacatGAGAAAGGTGCCACTCTGAAGATCGCACAGATGCTGCAGCACTTTGAACACGTAGCCCCAGTGTTTGCACAGGCTGTGAGCCTCTGGGCTACAGAGTATGGTCTGAAAAGCCTGGTGGGTGAATTGCTAAGGTGAGAAACATACCCCGAGGCTTGTCCTTCTATCCCTAGCAACTTGAAGCGCCCTATTCCTTGTTTCATCTTTCTGTGCAGGGAAATTGGACAAAAATGTCCGCAGGATCTGACTCGCGATGCTTCTGGTGTCAAGGGTTATGCTACCTTTATAACTGAACTGGCTGAACAGATTCCAGCTCTGGTGCTATCCAACATGAGCGTTCTCCTGCGTCACTTGGATGGGGAGGTACATTTCTGCAATATTGCCTGTCTGGAGAAGTCAAGTGGTGGAGGTGCTGCTATCcagtttttctgtctgaaaacagAACCTCTTTCACAGAGAACAAGTAGCCAAAACCTGCCCTTTGGAATAGGTTTTGCCCTTACCTAAAAGatgcaaaggaaatggaaatcATGACATCTACTGTCTGGTTGTTACTCTCAGGTATCAGAGAATGGGAGACTGCTTACTGGTCTGAGATCCCAGCCACTGTCCCTTGTTCTTCAGTACTTAATGAGTTTGTCATTGTGTTACCTTTTTTTAAACTGCCCTTAAAAGCCATAAGTGTTTCTCGTATCAGTTCTTGGCTTCTGTGGACCTAGCTGGATAGCAGGGTTGGATTACACTGTCTTGCAGGCATACCTGTGCCCTCCCAAGGTTAATACAAACTCCATAATGGAGAAATTCACTTAAGGCTGGAGCCTGAGACTTAGAAAGCCCAAACTCTGGGCCATCCTTCCCCTTGGCATATCAAGTCATGTCTTTTTATCTGTTCCTGGTTCAACTACTCTTCTTTTTGCAGAGTTACATGATGCGAAATGCCATTCTGGTGGCTATGGCAGAAGCGCTGGTGCACGTGCTGAATGGTGACCAGCTGGAGGAAGCTGCCCGTGGTACTCGGGACCAGTTCCTGAATATGCTGCAGGCCCATGTCTGTGACATCAATGGCTTTGTGCGCAGCCGTGTGCTGCAGCTTTTCACTCGAATCGTTCAGTGCAAGGTAAGTCTGTGCTAGGGAAGTGGTGTTGCTTCAGTCATCCTTTCCGCTGTTGTGTTTTCTAAGGGAATTTCTGTCACCCTGCTCTTTGTTTGCAGAGTCTGAAGTTTAGTAGAGAAAGGTATTGTCCCCGTGTACTGTGGTGTCCGCAGTTCCTTTTTCCCAAGAGACCAAAGATCCTAAGGGCGAGGGAACTGGGGAACAgaaattaaatgctgtttttcattgCTGGGACAGACTAGAAGGAAGAGCACAGTATGCAAGCTCTTTTTGGACATTGGTATGGGAAAACATCACCCTTGCTAGATATACTAAAACTTGACTCACTGGGACCCTGGATAGCCTAACTGAAGTCCTTGCTTTCAACAGAGGTTGGACCAGAAGATATCCAGAGGTCCCTTCAGACCTAGACTTTTCTATAAATCTATAATCTATTCCTTTTAGTAAATTAATATGTCTGcagtaaaataacttttcctgAGTCTCTAGGCCTTCTTGCTAACTTTGTCTATGCTCTCATTGCGTGCTAGGCCCTGCCTTTGACTCAGTTTCAGTCTGTGGTATCGCTGGCTGTCGGGCGTCTCAGAGACAAATCTGTGGTAGTAGCTAAAAATGCGATCCAGCTCCTGGCTGCATTTTTATCCAACAATCCCTTCTCCAGCAAGGTAATTCCGACTAGTATGATGGCTATGTTAGATGTCTGTTTGCAGGCTGAATATCCGCAGCTTGCTATAGCCAGAGCAGCAGCCTTTCTGTGTCTTGTGGGAGGGACAACGTAGCCTTGGAATCTGCAGGTGGGAGCTTTCTGGCTTTCCCAGGTTCAGATCTTGCTTCCTCTGGCTCTTCCCTCGCTTGGTGTAATCAGTAGGTATGCTGAAGGCCAGGAGGGATGTGTTTGATTGTGGAAAAACCTGCAGCAGTTTGATTTGAATCCACTGTGGGGTTTCTTTCCTTAGGATCAGAATTAGTCTTTTAGAACATtctgcacagagctgcagctctTTGTGTTTAGCTGCACCTTCTCCTGAGCTCCTGAGCCTCAAACTGGCAATTTATAGTAGTTCCCATTCTAGGATGATGGCCAGAGTCCAGTTTCCAAAACCAGGGTTATGTGAGGGGGTTGACAACTTAAAGCGGGGagtggaagagaaaggagaattctagcatttcagaaaaaggaggataagtaacatatttcttctcttcctggCATCTTCAGCTAAGCTGTACTGACTTGGCTGAGCCACTGAAGAAAGAGGTGCAGAAGCTGCAAGAAATGAGAGACCGTGACAGATCCACAGCAGGTaatttcccttcttcctctttccccttcccaggGCATAtcagggttttgggttttttttcctcgtCTTAAATTTGCTCCCAGGTTGTAGTGGCTTTTGTCTCAGATCTTACTTGTGTGAGATGGTGAAGCCAGATAACTGGGATTAAACTCACAACAGTTTTTCATACAGTGGTGTTATAAAAGGATAGTTTCAATGTCCATGTATAGATCAACAATTAAATATCCTATTTTCAGGGTAAGAACTGAAAATACCTATGAATACCCTCCCAGGTTTCTATTTTCAACCATTCGAGGATTGCTTGAGCCATAATTTTGGTCAGATATTAATTTAAACTTGATTAGCTTTGGACTTGGTGCTGCCTACAAAACAATAAATATCAAATGATGGTTCTCTCTTAcctgttttgttgttggtggggtttttttaccctcagtggtttctttttttatgccaAAGAGTTCTTGCCTATTCTTGCTGCAGTCTGGGTGGGATCAGCAATGGGAATAGTGCCTGCctgcagggaataaaaaaaaaaaagtagaattccTAAGTTCCATATGAGTTTCTCTCCCCATTTAAGGTGTTATTTGAGTCTCTGTATTCTTCATTCccgctgctggttttttttagcaGCTCCAGTGATCACCCCAGAGGAAGAGTGGGAAGCAATGCTGCCAGAAGTTAGGGCTGCCACACAGCAGCTCTTTCAACCAcagcaggaaggggaagaggaggtgcTGGAAGTTGAGGAAACAGCGGAGAGTACATCAGAGCAAATCACTAGGCTGCTGAGGAAGCTGAATTACAAGTAAGAAGACTCTGTAGTTTGAAAGAGTGTTTATCCCAAGGGATGTGTTCGTCTCTTGTTCCCTGTTCAAGAAAGGTTTGAGCTCCAGGGTGGAGGGATGATTTCCAGTAAGATTTCTCTGGAGGAAGAGATTGACATGGGCACCCAGCACAAGATGCTGGCAGGAGCTGCTTTCCCAGGTGTTCAGGGCAAAGTTGGGTGGTTTCCCTTGTGTTCTGCCCTAACGGGTTGCTGACGTTCTTCTCGTGGGCAATGTCATTGTCCAGGAGTGCAGCCCACCTTACGCAGAAGGCCCTGTGTCGCTTCCAGGGGAAGGAGCCCTTCAGTGGCCCCACAGAGGAAAATGAGGAGGCAACAATCCTGGGTGTTTTGAAGAGACTTTACACAGGTAACTACTTCAGATCACTCTGTCTCTTCCCTAAGTCCAAGCTGATGCTGGAGCTAGACCAAAACCCTCTGGAATGCCCTGTCCGTCCTTCTGACCTGTGGGGCTCAGTCTGTGCATACTTGACAGCTCATAGAGCTGCACCATCTCTGAATCATTTGCTCCTCTAGTGGCCTGGCATTTTGGCTGGATCACATTAGTCCTGTTATTTCATTTCTGGTTGGAACAGTTCCATGTTCCCAGTAGAATTGCATTTCTGATGCTTTAACTTACGTAATATCTGCTGAGGGGAGGGAAGCTAGCGTTATCCACTCACACCCTTCTGTCCTGTCTGAATTTGTCAGGAGTTCTGCTTCCTGAACAGGTGGTGGCACATAATGCTTACCCTTAGCAACCTTGACCAAGTATCTGGTTCAAGCAAAGTCTTGCTTATCTGGGGCTCAAGCCTCTGGGTGTATTTCTTGTGCTTTATCTTTGGTGTTTGTTTCAGAATAAGGTTTCCTAGCCAATCCCCTTGAGCTCATTTCTATCAAAAGTCTACTATCTAAAAAATCTTCTTAACTTTGTCAACTCTTCACACTCGCACAAACTTTGCTAGGGAGTAGTAGTGTTTGCCTTCTCCTTACTCTGCCCTGATTCCCTTTCAGAGCCTCATCTGTCTTTGGGTAGCTGTCAAGTTCAAATTAACCCCTTCAGCATTTTAATGGAGTTTACCCCAACTGGACCATGCCTTTCTCCACCCCTGTATTAAGTTGGCATTTCTGTGGTGCATCACATTGTAGTACCGGAACTTGCTCTACAGCGTGCTGAGATTTTGTCTTTGTAGCTATGTCTGATGGCAGAATTTAGATTTTTGTCTCCTGGTTCTTGCAAGGTGTTGTCATGGGGTGGAGAGGGAAGGGTGAAAATGCCCTGAACCGTGCCTGCTTTTCTTGTACTTTCAGTACTGCTCACAAACAAGTGTTTGTGCTGTGCAGGTTCATGCCCAGGTGAGAACAGTGAGGATCCTCCACATGGCAACAGTAGTCGTAAGACCAAAGAAGTTGTACCAGAAGAGCAGTCTCAGACAGAGCTGGTCAAACAGGAGATGTTGGTGCAATACCTGCAAGATGCTTACAACTTCTCAGTGAAAATCACAGAAGCCCTGAGCCTGATCAGCAAGATGATGTACGAAAACTGTGTCTCAGGTGTGTGAAATAGCCATGGGGCCCTTTCTCCCCTGTTAAGTGTTTCCAGATCTTTCCCCTTGCTGGAGAGGAGACGTGGGAGTGGTGGAGCtccaggggaagggaaaaaggttggaggagctgctcttcactgagcagATGTTGGATGCACTTCCAGGCTATCGGAAAAGCAAGCACCGTCTAAATGGGTGTCGCAAAGGGGTTGTGTTGGGGCATGAATGGGCTTTTTAggaatcaatttttttaaatatcaaggttgataatgtttttaaaagccagGTGACCAAAATGACTTAATTTATGGaagctcctccacctcctgcgAGGGGGGATGTATGTTCATCTCGGCCGAGGTTCTCCCAAAGTAAGCGTGGCCAGTGAAGCTGGGTTCTCTTACCTGCTCAGTGCCCTGATGCAGCTTCAGGTGTTATGCTGGCCACAAGAGGGGAACTGAGCAGCTTGTTTCATCCACCTCACCTTTCCTTAAACTTTATTCTGTAGCTAAAAGTGATCCTGATCAACAGGTTCTACGGCCTGGTCCTCTTCAGTGCTGTAGTGAAAGGTGGTGATGAGTAAGCCTTTGAGTTAATTCAGCCATTCATATTTAATATTAGAACTACTGTAACCAGTTAGATTTTTTTGGAGGGCTTATCATGAATCAGCACCCCTGAGGGTGCTTGGGGCATAGAGGGGcacagctccctcctctcccatcctCCCTGGCACATCCACATGCCAACCACTTGCATGGTTCTGGGGTACAGATGGGTCTGGGCACTACAGCACCCCAGCTTCACGCAAACACTTCTGAGGCTTCATCTGTATTAAGGACTCATATGTTACCCATGATAAGCACGTGGGCTTCCCCAGCAAGATTTAGGTGTCATTAGCTgtttgcacacacaaaaatgaacTCCTGAGTTCAGTGTCTTTGCAGGTCATTTGAAGTTCAAGGCTGAGAGGGTGCCCCTCACCTGGTACTTAAACACCTGGGGTTTGGCTTACTTTTTTATGGCTGTGCAGATTTTACTAACTTTTCACCTCCCTGTTGTCCTGTGCTGTAGTTAAGGAAGGCAAGTTGGGTGTCTGGACAGCCAAGACATTTTGAGACATTATCTTCATTTGGAGACAATATGCTGCTGGGTAAGAGGGTGGTGGTAAGGGATGTGTGTGCTCAGatttagattttttaattaaagatttaagatttaaagattttgttttttctgttgcaaatatGTAACTTCTGGTGTGACTGGGCGCAGGGGAAGCATACCAGCTTGTCTGATAGGGGATCTTTATTCAGATTGTAAGTTGGAGCTTATACTGGTGTAAGCTCCCACTTAACCAGAGGTCAGACTCCATGAACTGTTCATTGTACAGTCCCTCTAATCATTCCTGTGGGTCTCTTGTGAATACTCTCCAACttaatgttttttcttgtcttaACGAGCAGAAGACTGGGCAGTATATTTCAGGAGTAGTCAAGCTGGAATCAGATACATTATTCCTTAGCCCATTTATACATCAAATAGCTTAGTTTCTCTGGTTACAGCATCTCACAGGGACTTGCATTCAGCTGCTCTTGTCTGCTGTGACCATgagatcttttttttccaaagctactGTTTCCCAGAAgagaattttgttctttctcaAACATGGTCTCTGTGCTCTTCTCCTAAATGTATCACATGACCAATATTACAGCTAAATCTAACCTGTGCCCATTTCCTCCAGGAGATCTATGTCTTTGTATTAGTGACCCCATCCTGCAGTATGCCTATGAATTTGTTTTAATGGCCTCTCTAATGGGGATTAGGAAAGAACTGCACTAACGCAACTGTTCTCTCTGCAGTGGTGCAGGAAGCCATTGAGTTCTTTGTGACAGTCTCGAAGTTTGGTGTGCCCCAGGCAGTGGTTGGAGTCCGCAGGATGCTCCCCCTCATATGGTCAAGAGAGGCTGGTATTAAGGAGGCCGTGCTGAATGCCTACAGGCGGCTCTATCTGAGCCCCAGCGGGGATTCGGAGAGGTATGGCTCTTCCTaatcagaaggtttttttctggtttgttttttttttctctttcccctgctactccacccctcccctccttcttttGGGGAGCTGTTGGGAATGGGTTATGgacacaaagagaaataaaagttgCCATGCTTCATGCTGAGCTGAAACATAAGGTTATATATCTGTATCCCAATCTTCCTGTGGGACCCGCTGCTGAGCTTCTGCTCTTGGTTTGTCATAGTGTTCACGTGTAGGAAATTCATGCAGCAGAACTCCATGTGAGACCTTATGGAAGGAGAAGCTgagaattattttaaactaaacTGTTATCAGGCACTCACGCTTAACACTCTCATCCATTTCACTCTCATACAAAGCACTGCACCAAGATACATGTGCCCAAATGATCTGGGCCGGGTCTCTATGTAATAGGGAACAAGGGGTGTTAGTTATGAATGTTCATCTTGTCAGCGGGGTTCTTGATTGGCAGCAACGAACTGATTTTTTGGATGGCTATTTCAGCCCCTTTGGGAGTCAGCTGTTGTTACAGACTCATCCCATATCTAAGAGTCTTGCATACTTCACCCTCTGTAGCAAAGTTGTTGCCTGGTGTCTGTTCCCCCATTTGGGGTTTCTTATGGCTGTAGTTGCTCACCCTGTTGGAATAAGAGGAATGGTATACAGTGAGGTCTAAAGTTGGAGCTATCTTTCTATTACCAGAGCTCAGGTTTTTTGCTGACACGTCATGCATGCTCTGGCCTTATCTGAGTAGAGAGGCATTCTGCTTCTGATGTACATAACACATTCCTCAGCGTTTACTGGTTTTCTTACTGTCAGTTCTGTCCTTGATTTTTCAATGTACACCGTTTCTTTATCCCTCACACTATACAAGGTTAGTTCTTATTATCGTTTGGGTGCTTTCACACACATTTCTATTTGTATTTCATTCAGACCGCTCTTAAATCTTTATGTAACAAATCTCTACGTGTGGCAGGTGAGAGGATGTTAATGGGGTCTTTGTTGCTGATCCTTAGTGAGGATTTGGGGGTGGGAGCTGGGTACCACTTGCGTTCTTGTTTCTTCCACGCTAGAGAGGAGCTGCTTCTCCTATCTACTGTGGcacttgctcttttcttcttagCACTTGCCCACATGTAAATCCTGTTGGATACACACACGCCGAGATAAGTGTGATTCCCTGGTGAGATGCACCATACCTCACCCTCATTTGCGCCATCAGGGCAATAAAAAGCACCCACTGCTTCATATTTCTTCTTGatagttgtcatggtttaaccccagccagcaactaaacaccatgcagctgctcactcactcgcCCCCcaatccagtgggatggggaagagaattggggggggggggaagtaaaattcgtgggttgagataatagaacagaaaagaagaaactaataatgttaataacaataataaaattacaataataataataaaaggattggaatatacaagtgatacacaatgcaattgctcaccacctgccaactgatgcccacttagtccccgagcagcgattccccccagccccactccccccagtttatatactagacatgacagacatcacatggtatggaatacccgtttggccagtttgggtcagctgtcctggctgtgtcccctcccaactccttgtgcccctccagccttcttgctggctgggcatgagaagctgaaaaatccttgactttagactaaacattacttagcaacaactgaaaacagcagtgtgttatcaacattcttctcataccgaactcaaaacacagcactataacagctactaggaagacaattaactctatcacagctgaaaccaggacaatagtcTTGCCTGGAGATGACTCTTCTGCAGTTTGAGCTCTGGCCTAATTTGTTCGTAGAGAGGTTTTCCATTTCTTATGCTCTAGGGAATAGTACTTTGACTTGTGGTTGAAAGCAAGCTGGGAAGTGTCTGGCAAGTGCCTCTTGTTGGGTCTTTGAGCaccaggaggagcagcagcgcACAAGGCAGTGGACTTCTGAGCCCATGTCACACTCACTGGCAGTTGAGCTGGGTGACTTGGAGAACTCCAGCTTGTGAAAGGGGAAGTTTTCCTGTCCCCAGGGATCAGCTCTGTTATCTAATAGATGTCCTCAGCTCTCTGAATAAGAGAGTAATTGTgacagttgctttttctttttctttacctttaaatttttttttattgttactttattttattttttccccccttcaaaGGGCCAGAGCCCAAGGCCTGgtgcattctctctctctcatcatGGTGGATGCATCGCTAGGAACGATACAGTGCTTAGAAGAAATAGTGAGTACTTGCCTTGCCTGGGTTTGGACTGTATTTGTGATCTTAGATGTCTGTTATATTAAAATGGTAGTCATTGCAGTTAATGTCTTTGCTGGTTTGAAGTCCATCCTCGTGCCTCTCCCTACTTgctttattccatttcttttccagatCTCGGAGTTTGTGcagaaagatgaaataaagcCTGCTGTGATCCAGCTGCTTTGGGAGCGAttcacagaaaaatctcagtgCTCATCACTAGAGCGAcgtgctgctgtgatgctgctgGGGATGATGGCACGGTGAGCCCAGGGCCTGGTCTAATCCTGTAAGTGGGAGGATGTGCAGGGAGTCGATTTTTATCGAAGAACTGTGGGTGCTGCATCAGCTGACCCTTTGTTCTGCAGCTTCAAAAATAGTAACCACGTCATGGGGTAACGAAGCCTGGAATTAAACATAGTTGTGCTGGGTCCCACCAGCATGGTCTCTGAATGAGTATGACGACATTACTTTCTTTGTGTTCTGAATGTCCATCCCTTCTCAGAGCTTACCATGTCACAGCTCTGCAGCTTTGTCTGTGTTTGGATAAGACCAGTGAGAAGCTGCTGAGTAGAGATGTCTGGAGCCTTTAGCATGAAGGGAAATGAACCTGCTTCCCTTTCCAGGGGCAAAAAGAGTGTGATTTCACTATAAGGTTTTCATTTCCTCGGTTTCCCAGCCCAGTAACCCTTTGGCATTTAGCTTACCTGCTGATTTCTTCTTGCTCTTCCTACTTCAGTCCTTCATCGGTCAAAAATAGGCCTGCATAATGATGATCTTAAAGTTCTTGGCTCTAGAGCTGGAGCCATTTCTGGAGCTTACAGCCAGTTCTGCAATTTGAGTATTAGATATTCCTTCCAAGGTATTTCTACCACCCCATCCCATGTGCTTGTGGCAGAATTGTAGGCATCGTCTCAAAATTAATACCCTTCCCTAAAATCATGGGAATTAAAGAAAACTGTAGGTTTCTAGGGTATCCTGTGAGATCCTGCCTTGAGTCCaggggtatgtgtgtgtgaaataagAACAGCATCGCCGCCTTCACAAATCTGCTAAGCGAGGTGATTTTGCTTTTGTCCTATAGATGCCCGTTATAAACTTCTTAGATTCTCTTCTTAAATACATTAGATTCTGTTCTTGCCTTCTTCACCCAGTTAATTCTATGTTCCTCAGATCAGGCCTGGACTGAGGAATATACAATTCTACCTGTCACAGGTAGAAAGtggggggtgggtttggggttttttttgttgtgttgttttctttcccacagtAGGGAAGGAAGTGGCACATGACACCAGTCCTGAGCTGCTGgactcttttctgttttgcaacatttttctttgtcttacCCTTTTAAGTTTTGGTCCTTCCTGATAAGAGAGAGGAGTCAAGAATCTTCTTTCTTTACAAAGAGACAGTGTGCTGAGCGGTGTTCACTTTGAAGAACCTCATCTCTTAGCCGAGTGTGGGTTATACTGACTTCTGTGGAATATTGCTTGCTGCTTTTATAGCTATATCTTGAATTTGCTGCTCTTATAGCTGTATCTTGAATCATTGGATGGATTTgggttttgtgtgggttttttttcccccctcttactCAAACCACTGCCTTCTGCAAGGTACAAGGAGTATTTCTCTTGGTTATCCACACTTCTGTAAACTTTCAGCAGCAACTCACATAATACCCCCATCCCTTCCATTCCACAGAGGGAAGCCAGAGATCATAGGTAGCAACCTGGACGTCTTGGTGACAGTAGGGCTGTCTGAGAAGGTATGCGAAGACTATCGCCTGGC includes:
- the NCAPD2 gene encoding condensin complex subunit 1 isoform X2, whose amino-acid sequence is MAGAMAAAWEFHLPLSPADLLRDDGPGRYVVQEVLPARELPPALTAFRTAFRARGALAVLQHFDPLYSLLHHFQAVGTDAKEDALELMMRVVSHHSNELPAILGDSGLSHADRTAHLNALKMNCYLLTGLVDAFEMETCKSGLLENKKSRTKTSGSLWEEEREPLLRLLMQLLQLDLHKLWGGSAVEEEFVSLMTGSCYRVLENSSIGLQKYRATREAVTHLLATALVHYDHMFSATLKIAQMLQHFEHVAPVFAQAVSLWATEYGLKSLVGELLREIGQKCPQDLTRDASGVKGYATFITELAEQIPALVLSNMSVLLRHLDGESYMMRNAILVAMAEALVHVLNGDQLEEAARGTRDQFLNMLQAHVCDINGFVRSRVLQLFTRIVQCKALPLTQFQSVVSLAVGRLRDKSVVVAKNAIQLLAAFLSNNPFSSKLSCTDLAEPLKKEVQKLQEMRDRDRSTAAPVITPEEEWEAMLPEVRAATQQLFQPQQEGEEEVLEVEETAESTSEQITRLLRKLNYKSAAHLTQKALCRFQGKEPFSGPTEENEEATILGVLKRLYTGSCPGENSEDPPHGNSSRKTKEVVPEEQSQTELVKQEMLVQYLQDAYNFSVKITEALSLISKMMYENCVSVVQEAIEFFVTVSKFGVPQAVVGVRRMLPLIWSREAGIKEAVLNAYRRLYLSPSGDSERARAQGLVHSLSLIMVDASLGTIQCLEEIISEFVQKDEIKPAVIQLLWERFTEKSQCSSLERRAAVMLLGMMARGKPEIIGSNLDVLVTVGLSEKVCEDYRLAQEVCNAIAKLAGKPKPALGNNNTPFRLPQNHMLFGCLSKTVSKGFDQPSGHWIPFMEAAVMLIYQLAEGAEEICAHILQVCSQQALEKLQEADGQKADPGVSPSRVSGGASSLPTFLLTHLVSLVGQVALQQVAHLEVSVSAELRRRRILREEEKTKKRSDSSMRQKRLRSTGNETTMEEELGLVGATADDTEAELIRNICEKELLDGKHLFSAFVPLVLKICNNPGLYSDSALSAAAALTLGKLCMISSEFCDSHLRLLFTMMEKSTLPGVRSNLIIAAGDLAIRFPNLVEPWTSHLYARLRDPCPSVRQTAGLVMTHLILKDMVKVKGQVSEMAALLIDPEEAIMGVAQNFFSELSNKGNAIYNLLPDIISRLSDPNCGVEEESFHIIMRHLFSYITKDKQTESLVEKLCQRFRTARTERQYRDLSHCLTLLPLSERGLHKLQDNFDCFADKLQDPAVYSCFQTVLVRFRRAGGKPENKTLAEELEQKLSASHNRGLDSAETCQEGSRTPVPEPAKQKPTGGSRRQPLSTANRDDDFVTPQPRTFRNQKRAQKRPPLKKAVITFSSDEENSSEDELSAELTEEETPTKTTPITRSSARRLR